The DNA window AGGCGCCCGTCGAGTGCATATAGCGCACCAGCCAGCCCCACGGCACTTCGCGCATGATGTATTCGACCGAGCCGAAGGCCAGGTTGGCGTCCGGCTTGTAGTGCATGGTCAGGAAGATGCCAGTGACGATCTGCAGCACCAGCACCAGCATGGCCAGCGAGCCGAAGATGTACCAGAAGTTGAAGTTTTTCGGGGCGTAGTATTTGCCCCATTGGTCGTTCCACAGCTTGGTCAGGGGGAAGCGGTCGTCGACCCAGCCTAGTGCTTTTTGTGCCACCGGCGCGTTCGCCGGCAGTTTTGTCTCTTTGAAAGCCGCCATGATTTACGCCTCGCCTTTCTCGTCTTTGCCAATGACCAGCTTGTTGTCGCTCAAGAACATGTAGCGCGGAACCTGCAGATTGTCCGGCGCCGGCTTGTTTTTAAAGACGCGGCCGGCCATGTCGAAGGTCGAGCCGTGGCATGGGCACAGGAAGCCGCCTTCCCAGTCGTCCGGCAGCGAGGGCTGCGGACCGGGGGCGAACTTGGACGAGGGCGAACAGCCGAGGTGGGTACAGATGCCGACGGCGACGAGGATGTCGGGCTTGCGCGAGCGCCATTCGTTGCGGGCGTATTCGGGCGTGAATTCTTCGGGATTGCGTTTGGATTCGGCGTCGGCGACCTTGCCGTCGGTCTTTTTCAGCGACGCCACCATCTCCGGCGTGCGCTTGAGGATCCAGACCGGCTTGCCGCGCCATTCGACCGTTGTCATTTCCCCGGGGTTGAGCGCCGAGATGTCCACCTCGACCGGCGCGCCGGCGGCTTTCGCCCGTTCCGACGGCTGGAAGGTGCTCACCAGCGCCCCCGCGGTTGCCAGACCCACTACACCACCCGCCGCGCCTGTTGCGACGAGCAAACCGCGACGGCCGGAATCGACCTGCTTTTCGTTACTCATACAAACCCCAATCAGTCAAAGTGCGAACAAAATCTGGAAACCGCGAACAAACCTGAAAACTGAAAACTTGATGAAGCACGAATGTAGCTTCTAGCAACCTTAAATTATAAGGTAACCGTGTAGCGAATTAAAGCAAAAACGTTGCCGTAACCCCAATTTGGGCGATTTCCGCACCGTTTTGGGCTTGATTTTTAGCGGACTCTGCCCTATGAGGGCGCCCGGCCGTTTTGCCAATTGATATAGGTCAAACTTATAACGTAAATCGCTGTCCAAATGCGTGAACCGCAAGCGTGTTTGGAATCTAATTGAAAAAATAGTATGATCCACACGCAGTTTTGTTCACAAATGACCACACGTCGAGGATATAAAAATGGCAATGATGCAAGAATTCAAAGAATTCGCGATGAAGGGCAATGTGGTCGACCTCGCCGTTGGCGTGATCATCGGTGGCGCCTTCGGCAAGATCGTCGATTCGCTGGTGACCGACATCATCATGCCGCCGATCAGCAAGCTGTTCGGCGGGCTGGACTTCGCCAACTACTACATCGGCCTGAACGGCCAAGCGGCCGGCCTGAGCCTGGCCGAAGCCAAGAAACTGGGCGCCGTGTTCGCCTATGGTAACTTCGCCACGATTTTGCTCAACTTCATCATCCTGGCCTTCGTCATCTTCCAGATGGTGCGGTTGATGAACCGCGCGCGCAACCTGCGCGAGCACCCGGCCGTGACGCCGCCGCCGGCCCCGCCCGCCGAGGACATCGTGTTGCTGCGCGAAATCCGCGATTCCCTCAAGAAATAATCAGAATAACCACGGACGCCGCCCGCCGGCGGCAGTTTCAAGCTATGCGACGACTCTGGCTGTTGTTTGCGCAAACGGTGACCGTCGTTTTGGCGCTGTATTTCGTCTACGTGGCCGTCGGGCCGCAGGGCGCCGCGCCGGTGCGCCTGCAGCAGATGGGCAGCCCGGAGCGGCCGGCCGTGATGATGGAGGCCGGACCCGGCAAGGCGCCGGCGTCGGCCGTCGGCTCCTACCGGGCGGCGGCCGGGCGCGCGATGCCGGCCGTGGTCAACATCATCACCAGCAAAAAGCCCAAGCACCGCAAGCATCCGCTGCTGCGCGATCCCTTCTTCAAAAAATTCTTCGGCGACCGTGACCGCGACGGCGAGGGCGACGACGACGAGGCCAGCCTTGGCTCGGGCGTCATCGTGTCGGCCGAGGGTTACATCCTGACCAACAACCACGTGGTCGAGGCCGCCGACGAGATCGAGGTCGTGCTGGCCGACGGCCGCAAGGCCGCCGCCAAGGTGGTCGGCACCGATCCGGAGACCGATCTGGCCGTCATCAAGATCGCGCTCGACAAGCTGCCGGTGATCGTGCTGGGCCAGGCCGAGCAGGCGCAGGTGGGGGATGTGGTGCTGGCGATCGGCAATCCGTTCGGCGTCGGCCAGACGGTGACGATGGGCATCATCTCGGCGCTGGGGCGTAACAACCTGCACATCAACCATTTCGAGAACTTCATCCAGACCGACGCCGCAATCAACTTCGGCAACTCGGGCGGGGCGCTGGTCGACGTCACCGGCAACCTGCTGGGCATCAACTCGGCGATCTATTCGCAAAGCGGCGGCTCGGTCGGCATCGGCTTCGCGATTCCCGTATCGACGGCCAAAACGGTGATGGAAGCGATCATCAAGTCGGGCCACGTGGTGCGCGGCTGGATCGGCGTGGAAACGCAGGAGATCACGCCGGAGATGGCCAGCAGCTTCGGCCTCAAGCGCCAGAGCGGCGCTATCATCGCCGGCGTGGTGCGCCACGGCCCGGCCGACAAGGGCGGCATCAAGCCGGGCGACATCCTGCTGACGGTCGATGGCA is part of the Oxalobacteraceae bacterium OTU3CAMAD1 genome and encodes:
- the petA gene encoding ubiquinol-cytochrome c reductase iron-sulfur subunit, translated to MSNEKQVDSGRRGLLVATGAAGGVVGLATAGALVSTFQPSERAKAAGAPVEVDISALNPGEMTTVEWRGKPVWILKRTPEMVASLKKTDGKVADAESKRNPEEFTPEYARNEWRSRKPDILVAVGICTHLGCSPSSKFAPGPQPSLPDDWEGGFLCPCHGSTFDMAGRVFKNKPAPDNLQVPRYMFLSDNKLVIGKDEKGEA
- a CDS encoding Do family serine endopeptidase, whose translation is MRRLWLLFAQTVTVVLALYFVYVAVGPQGAAPVRLQQMGSPERPAVMMEAGPGKAPASAVGSYRAAAGRAMPAVVNIITSKKPKHRKHPLLRDPFFKKFFGDRDRDGEGDDDEASLGSGVIVSAEGYILTNNHVVEAADEIEVVLADGRKAAAKVVGTDPETDLAVIKIALDKLPVIVLGQAEQAQVGDVVLAIGNPFGVGQTVTMGIISALGRNNLHINHFENFIQTDAAINFGNSGGALVDVTGNLLGINSAIYSQSGGSVGIGFAIPVSTAKTVMEAIIKSGHVVRGWIGVETQEITPEMASSFGLKRQSGAIIAGVVRHGPADKGGIKPGDILLTVDGKPVTDTNGMLNLIAQLTPGEKAKMTILRKSREATIDVTVGKRPASAKIK
- the mscL gene encoding large conductance mechanosensitive channel protein MscL → MAMMQEFKEFAMKGNVVDLAVGVIIGGAFGKIVDSLVTDIIMPPISKLFGGLDFANYYIGLNGQAAGLSLAEAKKLGAVFAYGNFATILLNFIILAFVIFQMVRLMNRARNLREHPAVTPPPAPPAEDIVLLREIRDSLKK